In Alnus glutinosa chromosome 7, dhAlnGlut1.1, whole genome shotgun sequence, the sequence ACCTTAAGCCTTATTAGTAATACCAATTTCACACAAATGTTTACAACTCCGTTATTTTTGGGTTTGGACCAGTCCCTCAGAAGCATCTTAGTTCCCTCACATCTGGGTCTAATTCTATAATCGAACAATTTCTCCCTCAAACATTCATAGATTGGAACTTACATCCTAAGCCTGACTGGTACAAAATAGACCATCAAATTCCAAAAACGTATTTCCAATATAGTCATGCAGGTTCCACAACTTCAATCCAAAGTTGAATCAACATATATGGGGCACACATAGAGTCCCTCTTCTTACACATATCACAACAATATTTATCTTAAACAGGGTCACGAAATAACCAAActatataccaaaaaaaaaacttaacaacTTATAAACAGAAaccaaatattaaataaataaataataaaaaataaaaaacctggTGCTTGGTGAGGCGTCTGCGAATGGCTCGGGTTTTCTTGGGACGAAGATCGAGAGGCAggtacttcttcttcttgtagacTTCCCTAAGCGCCTCTTTCTGTTTCTGCGATATCACCGTCAAAACCTGCGCTATTCCCAGCCTCACAACTTTTCTGCAATTTCACACACGAGCAAAGCCATTAACTCATAGGCCTCTAAAGCTTCAAATCTAGTATAAATATCATGTATAATGAAGCGGGCAAAGAGAGGGCATGTACATCTTGGAAAGCTTGTTGGGCGCACCACCAGTGACCTTAGCAACACGGAGGAGAGCGAGCTCCGCCTTGAGGTCCTTCAACTGGCCCAGTAGCTCCGCCTTTGACTTGTTCCTCAACTCGTGGACCTTGATCCTCGCTAAAACATTTCCAATCAATCACATAATTCAGACAAAATCACacccacaaacaaacaaaattcaaGGCTTGAGAATGAGCATCAAAAAGTAGAGGAAAAGAGATTTTCCTGTCAATCTTTCTCTTACCCATTCTGAACAAAAAACGCAGCGGCTTCCACTCCTCGCTGCCGTCTAAAAACCCTAGAGATGAGAATGCGTAGCGCTTTAAGCTTTTATGCGCCCCGTTGTAGCTAATGGGGGTTGAATTAGGGTTTGGAAATGCCTCGCTACACCAAACCAAGCCCAATGTTATCTGGGCCGAAAATCATGTGAACTGGGCTCAAGCAATAAAAACAGTTAGATGGGCTGTGACAATGGAACTGtgttggcaatttttttttttttttttttttcttttgaaatgaaCTGTGTTGGCATCCGGCTCGCCTTTACAACACTTTTCTAATATGCAGTGGCATAAGtgtaaagagaaatgatacatatactaatttctcacaacagccccacaaaaaaaaaaaaaaaaattgcagtggCATAAGtgtaaagagaaatgatacataAACTAATTTCTcgcaacagccccacaacaagttgatgtggctaataatattttattatttttttacaaaaaagaaaataaaataaaataaaaataataataaaatattaccagccacgtcagctttttgtggggctgttgtgaaaaatgagtgtagggatcatttctcaagtATAAaacgagtaatgttagaagtctCTCACGTGTCACTTTTATAAGACATGTCACATGCACATCatttgtacatcacttttataaattaaccattgaatctATAAGACCCACATGTGGGCCCTTGTGGGTTTTACAAATCTAATGGCTAATTTAGAAAAATAGTGTACAACAGATGTACAAGTGATATGCAAAAATCATTTATCAACTTTTGTActtctaaaaaaatgaggtggctttcaAAATCACCAtatttgatgattttaaaagtcacctcatttttggATGGCCACAAGAGGGACATAtgaatgacttttaaaattactcccGTAAAACTAACGAACGTTCTACTCCTTTcgaattttagttaaaaatatttttttaagaatattagTTGGTCATGTTTGTTAACGTGGGTTTGGGGAGAATTTTGTGTGTTTCTATTCATTAGAAAAGGTTTTTATTGTGATCTAAAggtaaaaactgtttttaaaaatgcttttTGACGGAATCAACATTTGAGAAAATGTATTTTATAGAATAGACATGTTtattttgataagaaaaatgttatttagtattCTTCTATTattcttcatcttcatattttgaaaatcaactattaaatttgtatgaataataagaaaatgataaaaaaaaaaaaaaaaaatactaaatagcATGGTCGAGGTGGCTGCGTGGCAACCATGACCAATTTAGAGGTAGTCACGTGGCCACCTTAACTAGGATAGGAATGGTCGCGGGGCCACCCCCTGCTCCACTTCGTGTGGCCATACGAccactctaattttttttaaaaaaaaataaataataaatttttaaataataagttaGCTCTTACGTATGCAAAAGGTAAGCACATGTTTTCACTCAAAATATTCCTACAAGGGAAGAATACATATTTATAagaagtattttatattttgataagtgttttgtatttttaatttatttattaatatatttgtcttgagaaaaacaaaaaacaaaaaacaaaacaaaaacattggcaaacaaaaactaattagACTTTTGGTGTTTGGCTATaaccttaaaaaatattttttactatttgGTTTCATtctaaaaatgtttatttttttcaaagaaaaatcatttattgttGTTGGTAATGGATGATGATTGGGATATGCCTTGGTGTCTGTGTTCAttaagagggttttttttttttttttctaacacagtgccttctttttcttcatttttgagAACTACTCCTAAAAGGAGTTACACAACCAGAGAAAACGATATAAAAACAAGAGTACGAAATACAATCACAACGCCCAAAGGCGAAAAACAAAGCCCGAAGGCCATCAAAGTGAATTAAAGATAAAGAATCTCTATCCACAAAACCAGAAAAAACTTGGCTTAAAGCAACTACCAAACGGTAAACTGTGAACACAAACAAGAATACAGAAGATGTGGACTAAAAATGTTTTATacattaaaatatgtaaattatTTTACGGAAAATAGATGTTTTACTGTTGGCCTAAAACATTTTACTAGTAACCAAGTTTAATTTTCGGTTGCCCTGCTCatatattttgttctttctGTTGATGCTTCTTCCTTCTCGTTCTCCTTGtttgctattatatatatataagctccTTAAATTAATAGTCGATTTAAAATAGTcctctcaatttttaaaatttgttaaagtGTCACAAGTGTGCtaaaaatgccacttttatcgaaatattcttataatatccttgccacatgtcatatatctcattaaaaaataataaaacattaaagtCATcccttcatatatatttttttttttaatatttttttccttgatttttaaatttttattacttttaatgGAATATATAATATGTGGCAAGGGTATATaggaatataaaaaaataaaaataaaaaagtggcatttttggcatactttggtagtttgagggacaATTTAATTAGCACACTTGGAAATTCATGgggttattttaaaatcgactGTTAGTTCATgagacttttttatattttttccaaaaaaaaaaaaaaggtttttcaaattaaaccaaacatatgaaaaaataaagtattgaaaatattttaccaaCGAAATATTTTGATACATCTTGCAGTCAtttaccaagacaaaaaagaaaaaaaaataaataaataaaaaaatgctagaGTTCCTTCTAGTATTCTTCTGGTGTCCTTCTGATGAcattgatgcaattttttattttttttattacatttatgtctctCTAGATAAACAccagaaaaacataaaaaggagTTCTAGcattcctaataaaaaaaaagctcatTTACTATATACGAGACAATTTAGTTGTCAAAATTAAAGACAATATTAGTTAGTTGAGGACCTGAGGTTCCTATATAAATCTAAAAAAGATAATAACTAATTCACACAttcaaatcataattaattACCATAACAATCTGATCATTGATGAAACAAGAGTTCTATATTTCCTATCTGTAGGGAATAAATCCCATCGTCGGTCTCACTCA encodes:
- the LOC133874387 gene encoding large ribosomal subunit protein uL29-like: MARIKVHELRNKSKAELLGQLKDLKAELALLRVAKVTGGAPNKLSKIKVVRLGIAQVLTVISQKQKEALREVYKKKKYLPLDLRPKKTRAIRRRLTKHQLSLKTEREKKKEMYYPLRKYAIKV